The following proteins are co-located in the Cupriavidus pauculus genome:
- the cmk gene encoding (d)CMP kinase: MTIIDVITIDGPTASGKGTVAHKVADALGFHLLDSGALYRLVALASDRAGVDVADVDTLARIALRLDVKFGPDRVWLEGEEVSQLIRQEAIGNRASALAVHQPVRDALTALQRGFRKLPGLVADGRDMGTVIFPEARLKVFLTASVEARARRRYKQLIDKGISANIEDLLRDLEARDARDRSRAAAPLRPAEDAQRLDTSEMTVDEAVAQVLEWFAAVR, translated from the coding sequence ATGACTATCATCGATGTCATCACGATAGATGGGCCAACCGCGTCGGGCAAGGGCACCGTCGCCCACAAGGTGGCGGACGCGCTGGGTTTCCATCTGCTCGACAGCGGCGCGCTCTATCGCCTGGTGGCCCTGGCCAGTGACCGCGCCGGCGTGGACGTCGCCGACGTCGACACCCTGGCCCGCATCGCCCTGCGGCTGGACGTGAAGTTCGGCCCGGACCGCGTCTGGCTGGAAGGCGAGGAGGTCAGCCAGCTGATCCGCCAGGAGGCCATCGGCAACCGGGCCTCGGCGCTGGCCGTGCACCAGCCGGTGCGTGATGCGCTGACCGCACTTCAGCGCGGCTTTCGCAAGCTGCCTGGGCTGGTGGCCGACGGGCGCGACATGGGCACGGTGATCTTCCCGGAGGCCCGCCTGAAGGTGTTCCTGACCGCGAGTGTCGAGGCGCGCGCGCGGAGGCGCTATAAACAATTGATTGATAAGGGAATTTCTGCTAATATCGAAGACCTTTTGCGTGACCTCGAGGCGCGCGACGCGCGGGATCGTTCCCGTGCCGCCGCGCCACTGCGTCCCGCGGAAGACGCGCAACGCCTGGACACCTCCGAAATGACGGTGGACGAGGCGGTGGCGCAGGTGCTGGAGTGGTTCGCCGCGGTGCGGTGA
- the rfaD gene encoding ADP-glyceromanno-heptose 6-epimerase — translation MTIIVTGAAGFIGSNIVKGLNDRGETNIVAVDNLTRAEKFSNLVDCEIADYLDKGEFVERFKRGDFGNVRAVFHEGACSDTMETDGRYMMENNYRYTLALMEACLEQGTQFLYASSAATYGASTMFREDREYEKPLNVYGYSKFLFDQVVRRRMASSHPHSQIVGFRYFNVYGPREYHKGRMASVAFHHFNQFRAEGTVKLFGEYSGYAPGTQSRDFVSVEDVVKVNLYFLDHPEKSGIFNLGTGRSQPFNDIAVSVVNALREAEDKPPLSLEEMVQEGLVEYIKFPDALRGKYQCFTQSDVSRLRAAGYEAPFLTVQEGVGRYCKWLMERS, via the coding sequence ATGACCATCATCGTGACCGGCGCTGCCGGCTTTATCGGCAGCAACATCGTCAAGGGCCTGAACGACCGCGGCGAGACGAACATCGTCGCCGTGGACAACCTGACGCGCGCCGAGAAATTCAGCAACCTCGTGGACTGCGAGATTGCCGACTACCTGGACAAGGGCGAGTTCGTCGAGCGGTTCAAGCGGGGCGACTTCGGCAACGTGCGCGCGGTGTTCCACGAGGGGGCCTGCTCCGACACGATGGAGACCGACGGCCGCTACATGATGGAGAACAACTACCGGTACACGCTGGCGCTGATGGAAGCCTGCCTGGAGCAGGGCACGCAGTTCCTGTACGCGTCGTCGGCCGCCACGTATGGCGCTTCTACGATGTTCCGGGAGGATCGCGAGTACGAAAAGCCGCTGAACGTCTACGGCTACTCGAAGTTCCTGTTCGACCAGGTGGTGCGGCGCCGGATGGCGTCGTCGCATCCGCACTCGCAGATCGTCGGCTTCCGCTACTTCAACGTGTACGGCCCGCGCGAGTACCACAAGGGCCGCATGGCGTCGGTGGCGTTCCACCACTTCAACCAGTTCCGCGCCGAGGGCACGGTCAAGCTGTTCGGCGAGTACAGCGGCTACGCGCCGGGCACGCAGAGCCGCGACTTCGTGTCCGTGGAGGACGTGGTCAAGGTCAACCTGTACTTCCTCGATCATCCGGAAAAGTCCGGCATCTTCAACCTTGGCACCGGCCGCTCGCAGCCGTTCAACGACATCGCCGTCTCGGTGGTCAACGCGCTGCGCGAGGCCGAGGACAAGCCGCCGCTGTCGCTGGAGGAAATGGTGCAGGAGGGGCTGGTCGAGTACATCAAGTTCCCCGACGCGCTGCGCGGCAAGTACCAGTGCTTCACGCAGTCCGACGTGTCGCGCCTGCGCGCGGCGGGCTACGAGGCGCCGTTCCTGACCGTGCAGGAAGGCGTGGGCCGCTACTGCAAGTGGCTGATGGAACGGAGCTGA
- the aroA gene encoding 3-phosphoshikimate 1-carboxyvinyltransferase has protein sequence MEHLTLGPLTRASGTVRLPGSKSISNRVLLLAALAQGETRVRDLLDSDDTRVMLDALKVLGVAWRREGGDCIVTGVGGNFPNKAADLFMGNAGTAIRPLTAALALQGGTYAVSGVPRMHERPIGDLVDGLLQVGAAIDYLGTPGYPPLRIRPADIQIDAPIRVRGDVSSQFLTALLMTLPMAAAPSGRIEIEVVGELISKPYIDITLNLLARFGIEVERHGWERFVLPARAQYRSPGEIYVEGDASTASYFLAAGAIGGGPVRVEGVGLSSIQGDVRFADALNRMGANVMAGDNWIEVRGTERDDGRLNGIELDCNHIPDAAMTLAVAALFAEGPTTLTNIASWRVKETDRIAAMAAELRKLGAGVEEGADYLKVTPPASVDAWRTPADGIGTYDDHRMAMCFSLAAFGPLPVRINDPGCVAKTFPEYFSVFAGVAR, from the coding sequence ATGGAACATCTGACCCTCGGCCCCCTGACCCGCGCATCGGGCACGGTCCGCCTGCCCGGCTCCAAGAGCATCTCCAACCGCGTGCTGCTGCTGGCCGCGCTGGCACAGGGCGAAACGCGCGTGCGCGACCTGCTCGATTCGGACGACACGCGCGTGATGCTCGACGCGCTCAAGGTGCTGGGCGTGGCCTGGCGCCGCGAGGGCGGCGACTGCATCGTGACCGGCGTGGGTGGGAATTTTCCGAACAAGGCGGCCGACCTGTTCATGGGCAACGCGGGCACCGCGATCCGCCCGCTGACCGCCGCGCTGGCACTGCAGGGCGGCACCTACGCGGTGAGCGGCGTGCCGCGCATGCACGAGCGGCCCATCGGCGATCTCGTCGACGGCCTGCTGCAGGTGGGCGCGGCGATCGACTACCTTGGCACGCCCGGCTATCCGCCGCTGCGCATTCGCCCGGCCGACATCCAGATCGACGCGCCGATCCGCGTGCGCGGCGATGTGTCCAGCCAGTTCCTGACCGCGCTGCTGATGACGCTGCCGATGGCGGCGGCGCCGTCCGGGCGCATCGAGATCGAGGTGGTGGGCGAGCTGATTTCCAAGCCGTACATCGACATCACGCTGAACCTGCTGGCGCGCTTCGGCATCGAGGTGGAGCGCCATGGCTGGGAGCGCTTTGTGCTGCCGGCCCGGGCGCAATACCGGTCGCCGGGCGAGATCTACGTCGAGGGCGACGCGTCCACCGCGTCGTACTTCCTGGCCGCCGGTGCCATCGGCGGCGGGCCGGTGCGGGTGGAGGGCGTGGGGCTGTCGAGTATCCAGGGCGACGTGCGGTTTGCCGACGCGCTGAACCGGATGGGCGCCAACGTGATGGCCGGCGACAACTGGATCGAGGTGCGCGGCACCGAGCGTGACGACGGCCGCCTCAACGGCATCGAGCTCGATTGCAACCACATTCCCGATGCGGCGATGACGCTGGCGGTGGCGGCGCTGTTCGCCGAAGGCCCGACCACGCTGACCAACATCGCAAGCTGGCGCGTGAAGGAAACCGACCGCATCGCCGCCATGGCCGCCGAGCTGCGCAAGCTCGGGGCCGGGGTGGAAGAGGGCGCCGACTACCTGAAGGTGACGCCGCCGGCATCTGTCGACGCATGGCGGACGCCGGCCGACGGCATCGGCACCTATGATGATCACCGGATGGCCATGTGCTTCTCGCTGGCCGCGTTCGGCCCGCTGCCGGTGCGGATCAACGATCCGGGCTGCGTGGCCAAGACGTTCCCGGAGTACTTCTCGGTATTTGCCGGGGTAGCGCGGTAA
- the rfaE1 gene encoding D-glycero-beta-D-manno-heptose-7-phosphate kinase — MSKTIIPQDQIRQSQVLVVGDMMLDRYWFGDVNRISPEAPVPVVQIKRSDERLGGAANVARNAAALGAKVGMLGVVGDDEPGRTLESLLAASQVEPYLHRDPTLNTTIKLRVVAHQQQLLRVDFENAPASEVLASVQDRYQTLIGDYQVLVLSDYGKGGLTHVARMVEAGRAAGRMVLIDPKGDDYSRYRGATLITPNRAEMRAVVGAWKTEADLTIRAQNLRRDLHLEALLLTRSEEGMTLYTEAEVLHVSAQAREVYDVSGAGDTVIATLATMLGAGVPLKEAVQHANRAGSIVVGKLGTAVVTYPELFGAS, encoded by the coding sequence ATGAGCAAGACCATCATTCCGCAGGACCAGATCCGGCAATCGCAAGTGCTGGTGGTGGGCGACATGATGCTGGACCGCTACTGGTTCGGCGACGTCAATCGTATTTCGCCGGAAGCACCCGTGCCGGTGGTGCAGATCAAGCGCAGCGACGAGCGGCTGGGCGGCGCGGCCAACGTGGCGCGCAACGCGGCCGCGCTGGGCGCCAAGGTTGGCATGCTGGGCGTGGTGGGCGACGACGAGCCCGGCCGCACGCTGGAATCGCTGCTGGCCGCCAGCCAGGTGGAGCCATACCTGCACCGCGATCCGACGCTGAACACCACGATCAAGCTGCGGGTGGTGGCGCACCAGCAGCAACTGCTGCGCGTGGATTTCGAGAACGCGCCGGCCAGCGAAGTGCTGGCTTCGGTACAGGACCGTTACCAGACGCTGATCGGCGACTACCAGGTGCTGGTGCTGTCCGACTACGGCAAGGGCGGCCTGACCCACGTGGCGCGCATGGTCGAGGCCGGCCGAGCCGCCGGCCGCATGGTGCTGATCGATCCGAAGGGCGACGACTACTCGCGCTACCGCGGCGCCACGCTGATCACGCCGAACCGTGCCGAGATGCGCGCCGTGGTGGGCGCCTGGAAGACCGAGGCCGACCTGACCATCCGCGCCCAGAACCTGCGCCGCGACCTGCATCTCGAGGCGCTGCTGCTGACCCGGTCCGAAGAGGGCATGACGCTCTACACCGAGGCCGAGGTCCTGCACGTGTCCGCCCAGGCGCGCGAAGTCTATGATGTATCAGGGGCTGGCGACACAGTAATTGCCACCCTGGCCACCATGCTCGGCGCCGGCGTGCCGCTCAAGGAAGCCGTCCAGCATGCCAACCGTGCCGGCAGCATCGTCGTCGGCAAGCTGGGCACCGCCGTTGTGACCTATCCCGAACTGTTTGGCGCCTCCTGA
- a CDS encoding UDP-glucose dehydrogenase family protein produces MKVTIIGSGYVGLVTGACLAELGNAVFCLDVDEKKIALLNSGGVPIYEPGLKELIDRNRAAGRLTFSTDVAASVEHADVQFIAVGTPPDEDGSADLQYVLAAARNIGRHMTGFKVVVDKSTVPVGTGDRVAAVIREELAARGLEDLQYSVVSNPEFLKEGAAVEDFMRPDRIVLGCAADVAGRHAQAIMRQLYSPFNRNHERTFYMDVRSAEFTKYAANSMLATRISFMNELANLADEVGADIELVRLGIGSDPRIGYSFLYAGAGYGGSCFPKDVQALMRTASAYGKPMRVLEAVESVNDDQKQVLGRKVVKRFGENLTGKTFGVWGLAFKPNTDDMREAPSRVLARELVSRGASLRVHDPVAMEEARRVIGMDLAGIPGAMDRVTFCPAQMDVLAGADALVIVTEWKVFRSPDFSQIRAMLKTPVIIDGRNLYEPDAMAQAGIEYHAIGRSNATH; encoded by the coding sequence ATGAAAGTTACGATTATCGGCAGCGGCTATGTTGGCCTGGTGACCGGCGCCTGCCTGGCGGAACTGGGCAACGCCGTGTTCTGCCTCGATGTCGATGAAAAGAAGATTGCGCTGCTGAACAGCGGCGGCGTGCCAATTTACGAGCCCGGGCTCAAGGAACTGATCGACCGCAACCGCGCGGCGGGCCGGCTGACGTTCTCGACCGACGTGGCCGCCAGCGTCGAGCACGCCGACGTGCAGTTCATCGCCGTGGGCACACCGCCGGACGAGGACGGCTCGGCCGACCTGCAGTACGTGCTGGCCGCCGCCCGCAACATCGGCCGGCACATGACCGGCTTCAAGGTGGTGGTGGACAAGTCGACCGTGCCCGTGGGCACCGGCGACCGCGTGGCGGCGGTGATCCGCGAGGAACTGGCCGCGCGCGGGCTGGAGGACCTGCAGTACTCGGTGGTCTCGAACCCCGAGTTCCTGAAGGAAGGCGCCGCCGTCGAGGACTTCATGCGCCCGGACCGCATCGTGCTGGGCTGCGCCGCCGACGTGGCCGGCCGCCACGCGCAGGCCATCATGCGCCAGTTGTACTCGCCGTTCAACCGCAACCACGAGCGCACGTTCTATATGGATGTCCGCTCGGCCGAGTTCACGAAGTACGCGGCCAATTCGATGCTGGCCACCCGCATCTCGTTCATGAACGAGCTGGCCAACCTGGCCGACGAGGTGGGCGCCGATATCGAACTGGTACGGCTGGGCATCGGCTCGGACCCGCGCATCGGCTACAGTTTCCTGTACGCCGGCGCGGGCTACGGCGGATCGTGCTTTCCCAAGGACGTGCAGGCGCTGATGCGTACCGCCAGCGCCTACGGCAAGCCGATGCGCGTGCTGGAGGCCGTGGAATCGGTCAACGACGACCAGAAGCAGGTGCTGGGCCGCAAGGTGGTCAAGCGATTTGGCGAGAATCTGACAGGCAAGACGTTCGGCGTCTGGGGCCTGGCGTTCAAGCCCAATACCGACGACATGCGCGAGGCGCCGTCGCGCGTGCTGGCGCGCGAGCTGGTGTCGCGCGGGGCGTCGCTGCGCGTGCACGACCCCGTGGCAATGGAAGAGGCCCGCCGCGTGATCGGGATGGACCTGGCCGGCATTCCCGGCGCGATGGACCGCGTGACGTTCTGCCCCGCCCAGATGGACGTGCTGGCCGGCGCCGACGCGCTGGTCATCGTTACCGAGTGGAAGGTCTTCCGCAGCCCCGATTTCTCGCAGATCCGCGCTATGCTCAAGACGCCCGTCATCATCGACGGCCGCAATCTTTATGAACCCGATGCCATGGCGCAGGCCGGCATCGAATACCACGCGATCGGGCGTTCCAACGCGACGCACTGA
- a CDS encoding lipopolysaccharide assembly protein LapA domain-containing protein, protein MKLVTWIFRIVLFVLLFVLALRNTGDADLQLFFGAVWHAPLILILLAAFGLGIVAALASVAPGLMRQRMEAARLRRALGEVRAAAAPVDAVPPEAKPGVPYNVVGPKV, encoded by the coding sequence ATGAAACTCGTCACCTGGATCTTCCGTATCGTCCTGTTCGTGCTGCTGTTCGTGCTGGCGCTGCGCAACACTGGCGACGCCGATCTGCAACTGTTCTTCGGCGCCGTCTGGCATGCCCCGCTGATCCTGATCCTGCTGGCGGCCTTCGGGCTCGGCATCGTGGCCGCGCTGGCCTCGGTGGCGCCGGGGCTGATGCGGCAGCGCATGGAGGCAGCCCGCCTGCGCCGTGCGCTGGGCGAGGTGCGGGCCGCGGCAGCCCCCGTGGATGCCGTGCCGCCCGAGGCCAAGCCGGGCGTACCTTATAACGTAGTCGGTCCGAAAGTCTGA
- a CDS encoding integration host factor subunit beta: MTKSELVEKLAARFPQLLLRDADISVKTILDAMSEALADGHRIEIRGFGSFGLNRRPPRVGRNPKSGERVLVPEKRVPHFKAGKELRERVDRPASPPSGIVAVNGQVSHGKAGQSLAPSQSASAGLHEDGQLNLVRS; encoded by the coding sequence ATGACCAAGTCCGAGCTCGTCGAAAAACTGGCTGCCCGCTTTCCGCAGTTGCTGCTGCGGGATGCGGACATCTCGGTGAAAACGATCCTCGACGCGATGTCCGAAGCCCTGGCCGATGGCCATCGCATCGAGATCCGCGGGTTCGGCAGCTTTGGTCTGAACCGGCGGCCCCCTCGCGTGGGGCGCAACCCCAAGTCCGGCGAACGGGTGCTGGTCCCTGAAAAACGGGTGCCGCACTTCAAGGCGGGCAAGGAATTGCGCGAGCGGGTGGACCGTCCGGCATCGCCGCCGTCCGGCATCGTGGCCGTCAATGGCCAGGTGTCGCACGGCAAGGCCGGGCAGTCGCTGGCGCCCTCGCAGTCGGCTTCGGCCGGGCTGCACGAGGATGGCCAGCTCAATCTGGTTCGCTCGTAA
- a CDS encoding prephenate dehydrogenase: MTALHFSRVVIVGVGLIGGSLALSLKRAGVVGTVVGVGRSGASLDKALALGVIDEAATSLAEAARGASLIVLCAPVAQNFALLHALEPHLQPGTIVTDAGSTKSDVIMAAKTALGDKVAQFVPAHPIAGREQHGVEAALNDLYREKKVVMCPLQENSRADVAAVRAMWEAAGADVHVMSAVQHDAVFASVSHLPHVLSFALVAQVANAEDAALKLGFAGGGFRDFTRIAASSPEMWRDICLANREALLREIGTYEAMLAHLKAQIKSGDGAALERVFQRASETRQKWGVASAGAHNIEP; encoded by the coding sequence GTGACCGCTCTGCATTTTTCCCGTGTTGTGATTGTTGGCGTCGGCCTGATTGGCGGATCGCTGGCGTTGTCGCTCAAGCGTGCCGGCGTGGTGGGCACCGTGGTGGGCGTGGGCCGCTCCGGCGCGTCGCTGGACAAGGCGCTGGCGCTGGGCGTGATCGACGAAGCGGCCACGTCGCTGGCCGAGGCCGCGCGCGGCGCCAGCCTGATCGTGCTGTGCGCGCCCGTGGCCCAGAACTTCGCGCTGCTGCACGCGCTGGAGCCGCACCTGCAGCCGGGCACCATCGTGACCGATGCCGGCAGCACCAAGTCCGACGTGATCATGGCCGCCAAGACCGCGCTGGGCGACAAGGTGGCCCAGTTCGTGCCGGCCCATCCCATCGCCGGGCGCGAGCAGCATGGCGTGGAGGCGGCGCTGAACGACCTCTACCGCGAAAAGAAGGTGGTGATGTGCCCGCTGCAGGAAAACAGCCGCGCTGATGTGGCCGCGGTGCGGGCCATGTGGGAAGCGGCCGGCGCCGATGTGCACGTGATGTCCGCCGTGCAGCACGACGCCGTGTTCGCATCGGTCAGCCACCTGCCGCACGTGCTGTCGTTCGCGCTGGTGGCGCAGGTCGCCAATGCCGAGGACGCCGCGCTGAAGCTGGGCTTTGCCGGCGGTGGGTTCCGCGATTTCACGCGCATCGCCGCGTCGTCGCCCGAGATGTGGCGCGATATCTGCCTGGCTAACAGGGAGGCGCTGCTGCGCGAGATCGGTACGTATGAGGCGATGCTGGCCCACCTGAAGGCGCAGATCAAGTCCGGCGATGGTGCCGCGCTGGAGCGGGTGTTCCAGCGCGCCAGCGAGACGCGCCAGAAGTGGGGCGTGGCCAGTGCCGGCGCCCATAACATCGAACCGTGA
- the rpsA gene encoding 30S ribosomal protein S1, with translation MSDLQTNESFAALFEESIARSNMKAGEVISAEVVRIDHNFVVVNAGLKSEAFVPVEEFLNDQGELEVQAGDYVSVAIDALENGYGDTILSRDKAKRLASWLNLEKALEDGEIISGTVTGKVKGGLTVMVNGIRAFLPGSLVDVRPIKDTTPYEGKTLEFKVIKLDRKRNNVVLSRRAVVEATLGEERQKLMETLKEGAIVNGIVKNITDYGAFVDLGGIDGLLHITDLAWRRVRHPSEVLSVGQEITAKILKFDQEKNRVSLGVKQLGEDPWVGISRRYPQGTRLFGKVTNLTDYGAFVEIEAGIEGLVHVSEMDWTNKNVAPSKVVQLGDEVEVMVLDIDEDKRRISLGMKQCKANPWDDFSRNHKKGDKLSGQIKSITDFGVFIGLPGGIDGLVHLSDLSWQESGEEAVRKYKKGDEVEAVVLGIDVDKERISLGIKQLSGDPFNNFISANDKGSLVNGTIKAVDAKGAVVQLADDVEGYLRASEISADRVEDARNVLKEGEQITALVVNVDRKSRNINLSIKAKDSAEQQEAMQKFQADTGAAGTTNLGALLKAKLGQDNQ, from the coding sequence ATGTCCGACCTGCAAACCAACGAATCCTTTGCCGCACTGTTCGAGGAATCGATCGCCCGCTCCAACATGAAGGCTGGCGAAGTGATTTCCGCTGAAGTCGTGCGCATCGACCACAATTTCGTGGTCGTCAACGCCGGCCTCAAGTCCGAAGCCTTTGTGCCGGTGGAGGAGTTCCTGAACGACCAGGGCGAACTCGAAGTGCAGGCCGGCGACTACGTCTCCGTGGCCATCGACGCGCTCGAGAACGGCTATGGCGACACCATCCTGTCCCGTGACAAGGCCAAGCGCCTGGCATCGTGGCTGAACCTCGAGAAGGCGCTGGAAGACGGCGAGATCATCTCGGGTACCGTGACCGGCAAGGTCAAGGGCGGCCTGACCGTCATGGTCAATGGCATCCGCGCCTTCCTGCCCGGTTCGCTCGTCGACGTGCGTCCGATCAAGGACACCACGCCGTACGAAGGCAAGACCCTCGAATTCAAGGTCATCAAGCTCGACCGCAAGCGCAACAACGTCGTGCTGTCGCGCCGTGCCGTGGTGGAAGCCACGCTGGGCGAAGAGCGCCAGAAGCTGATGGAAACGCTGAAGGAAGGCGCGATCGTCAACGGTATCGTCAAGAACATCACCGACTACGGCGCGTTCGTGGACCTGGGTGGTATCGACGGCCTGCTGCACATCACCGACCTGGCATGGCGCCGTGTCCGCCACCCGAGCGAAGTGCTGTCGGTTGGCCAGGAAATCACCGCCAAGATCCTGAAGTTCGACCAGGAAAAGAACCGCGTCTCGCTGGGCGTGAAGCAACTGGGCGAAGATCCGTGGGTGGGCATCTCGCGCCGCTACCCGCAAGGCACCCGCCTGTTCGGCAAGGTCACGAACCTGACCGACTACGGCGCGTTCGTCGAGATCGAAGCCGGTATCGAAGGCCTGGTCCACGTGTCGGAAATGGACTGGACCAACAAGAACGTGGCCCCGTCGAAGGTTGTCCAGCTGGGCGACGAAGTCGAGGTCATGGTCCTGGATATCGACGAAGACAAGCGTCGTATCAGCCTGGGCATGAAGCAGTGCAAGGCCAACCCGTGGGACGATTTCAGCCGCAACCACAAGAAGGGCGACAAGCTGTCGGGCCAGATCAAGTCGATCACCGATTTCGGCGTGTTCATCGGCCTGCCGGGCGGCATCGACGGCCTGGTGCACCTGTCGGACCTGTCGTGGCAAGAGTCGGGCGAAGAAGCCGTGCGCAAGTACAAGAAGGGCGACGAAGTGGAAGCTGTCGTCCTGGGCATCGACGTCGACAAGGAACGCATCTCGCTGGGCATCAAGCAACTGTCGGGCGATCCGTTCAACAACTTCATCTCGGCCAACGACAAGGGCTCGCTCGTCAACGGTACGATCAAGGCCGTTGACGCCAAGGGCGCCGTGGTGCAGCTGGCTGACGACGTGGAAGGCTACCTGCGTGCCTCGGAAATCTCCGCGGACCGCGTGGAAGACGCCCGCAACGTGCTGAAGGAAGGCGAGCAGATCACCGCCCTGGTGGTGAACGTCGACCGCAAGTCGCGCAACATCAACCTGTCGATCAAGGCCAAGGACTCCGCAGAGCAGCAGGAAGCGATGCAGAAGTTCCAGGCTGACACCGGCGCGGCTGGCACGACCAACCTCGGTGCACTGCTGAAGGCCAAGCTGGGCCAGGACAACCAGTAA
- the lapB gene encoding lipopolysaccharide assembly protein LapB encodes MMFETWWLLALPLVFGLGWMAARFDLRQLMSEQGALPRSYFKGLNFLLNEQPDKAIDAFVEVARLDPETTELHFALGALFRRRGETERAIRVHQNLANRPDLPEPEREHALYELGQDFLRAGLLDRAEESLRRLMSGPYAASAKRVLLELYEVEKEWAKAIDAARELQTLDQKDYRVQIAQFCCELAQDALQKKRPEDAIEWLGRARQENPANVRAPILLGDVAAAAGDLPGALQHWLGIETQDAAYLPLVADRIVKAYATLGEQGKAVQWLRELLKSNLAPELLDTAYRTELEVNGPVAAAALMREQLRRQPTLLALTRYFEAQAAETEALQTATAGEAAPGDAGTLDDQAKETAAIRDLLQLRTRNLARYTCRECGFRARLFYWQCPGCNRWETYAPRRSEALG; translated from the coding sequence ATGATGTTTGAAACCTGGTGGCTGCTGGCGCTGCCACTTGTCTTTGGCCTTGGCTGGATGGCTGCCCGGTTCGACCTGCGGCAGCTCATGAGCGAGCAGGGCGCCTTGCCCCGCTCCTATTTCAAGGGCCTCAATTTCCTGCTGAACGAACAACCCGACAAGGCGATCGACGCCTTCGTGGAAGTGGCGCGGCTGGACCCCGAAACCACCGAGCTGCACTTTGCGCTGGGCGCGCTGTTCCGCCGCCGCGGCGAAACCGAGCGCGCGATCCGCGTCCATCAGAACCTGGCCAACCGCCCGGACCTGCCCGAGCCCGAACGCGAGCACGCACTTTACGAGCTGGGCCAGGACTTCCTGCGCGCCGGCCTGCTGGACCGTGCCGAGGAATCGCTGCGCCGGCTGATGTCGGGCCCGTATGCCGCGTCGGCCAAGCGTGTGCTGCTGGAGCTCTACGAGGTCGAGAAAGAGTGGGCCAAGGCGATTGACGCCGCCCGCGAACTCCAGACCCTGGACCAGAAGGACTACCGCGTGCAGATCGCCCAGTTCTGCTGCGAACTGGCGCAGGACGCGCTGCAGAAGAAGCGTCCCGAAGATGCCATCGAATGGCTCGGCCGCGCCCGCCAGGAGAATCCGGCCAACGTCCGGGCGCCGATCCTGCTTGGCGACGTGGCCGCCGCCGCCGGCGACCTGCCCGGCGCGCTGCAGCACTGGCTGGGCATCGAGACGCAGGACGCGGCCTACCTGCCGCTGGTGGCCGACCGCATCGTCAAGGCCTACGCCACGCTGGGCGAGCAGGGCAAGGCCGTGCAATGGCTGCGCGAACTGCTCAAGAGCAACCTGGCGCCCGAACTGCTCGATACCGCCTATCGGACCGAACTGGAAGTGAACGGCCCGGTGGCCGCCGCCGCGCTGATGCGCGAGCAGCTGCGCCGCCAGCCCACGCTGCTGGCGCTGACCCGGTACTTCGAGGCCCAGGCCGCCGAAACCGAGGCGCTGCAGACGGCCACGGCCGGCGAGGCTGCCCCGGGCGATGCCGGCACGCTCGACGACCAGGCGAAGGAAACCGCCGCCATCCGCGATCTTCTGCAACTTCGCACGCGTAACCTGGCCCGCTATACCTGCCGCGAATGCGGCTTCCGGGCCCGGCTGTTCTACTGGCAATGCCCTGGCTGCAACCGCTGGGAAACGTATGCGCCGCGCCGCTCCGAAGCGCTTGGCTAA
- a CDS encoding DUF2061 domain-containing protein: MAKTLTFGIMHLGIAFSVTYALTGSLAISGAITFIEPAVNTVAHYFFDRYWERRARRADGGTPRHASAALARHRLAAA; the protein is encoded by the coding sequence ATGGCCAAGACCCTGACCTTCGGCATCATGCACCTGGGCATCGCGTTCAGCGTGACCTACGCGCTGACCGGCAGCCTGGCCATCAGCGGTGCCATCACGTTCATCGAGCCGGCCGTCAACACGGTGGCGCACTATTTCTTCGACCGATACTGGGAACGCCGGGCGCGCCGCGCGGACGGCGGCACGCCGCGCCATGCGTCCGCCGCGCTGGCCCGCCACCGGCTGGCTGCCGCCTGA